One stretch of Tepiditoga spiralis DNA includes these proteins:
- the buk gene encoding butyrate kinase has protein sequence MFRILVINPGSTSTKLAIFEDENEVLNETVRHTSAEIEPFEKITDQYEFRKKVIENFLNKAGYPLSSFSAIIGRGGLLKPIPGGIYSVNEDMLKDLKSGKYGEHASNLGGLIAYELAKEVEIQSFIADPVVVDEMMDIARFSGHPDFPRKSIFHALNQKEIGRQLAEKLGKDYEDSNLIIVHMGGGISVGAHKKGKVVDVNNALDGDGPFTPERAGTLPLTGLIDLCYSGKYTLDEVKKLIKGKGGFVAYLNTNDGREVQEKIVKGDEKAKLIYSAMAFQVAKWIGKFAAAMNFEVDGIALTGGLAYDKDMMVPWISERVEFIAPVYTFPGGDEERALAMSAFRALKGVQKINTY, from the coding sequence ATGTTCAGAATTCTTGTTATAAATCCAGGTTCTACTTCAACAAAGTTGGCAATATTTGAAGATGAAAACGAAGTTTTAAATGAAACAGTTAGACATACATCTGCTGAAATAGAACCTTTTGAAAAAATAACTGATCAATATGAGTTTAGAAAAAAAGTAATAGAAAATTTTTTAAATAAAGCTGGTTATCCACTATCAAGTTTTTCTGCTATAATAGGAAGAGGAGGGCTTTTAAAGCCAATTCCTGGTGGAATATATTCAGTAAATGAAGATATGTTAAAAGATTTAAAATCTGGTAAGTATGGTGAACATGCATCTAATCTTGGTGGTTTAATTGCTTATGAACTTGCAAAAGAAGTTGAAATACAATCTTTTATAGCTGATCCTGTGGTTGTTGATGAAATGATGGATATAGCAAGATTTTCAGGGCATCCAGATTTTCCAAGAAAATCTATTTTCCATGCATTAAATCAAAAAGAAATTGGAAGACAATTGGCAGAAAAATTAGGAAAAGATTATGAAGATTCAAACTTAATTATAGTACATATGGGTGGAGGAATTTCAGTTGGAGCTCATAAAAAAGGTAAGGTTGTAGATGTAAACAATGCACTTGATGGAGATGGTCCATTTACTCCAGAAAGAGCAGGAACATTACCTTTAACTGGCTTAATTGATTTATGCTATTCAGGTAAGTATACGTTAGATGAAGTAAAAAAATTAATAAAAGGTAAAGGTGGTTTTGTAGCTTATTTGAATACAAATGATGGAAGAGAAGTACAAGAAAAAATTGTAAAAGGTGATGAAAAAGCAAAATTAATTTATTCTGCTATGGCATTTCAAGTTGCAAAATGGATAGGAAAATTTGCAGCAGCAATGAACTTTGAAGTAGATGGAATTGCCTTAACGGGTGGATTAGCTTATGATAAAGATATGATGGTTCCATGGATAAGTGAAAGAGTAGAGTTTATAGCTCCTGTTTATACTTTCCCAGGTGGAGATGAAGAAAGAGCTCTTGCAATGTCTGCTTTTAGAGCATTAAAAGGAGTTCAAAAAATAAATACATATTGA
- a CDS encoding bifunctional enoyl-CoA hydratase/phosphate acetyltransferase: protein MMELQDIFEMAKKIEPKKKIAVAVAQDEVVLKAVNNAVENGICNAVLFGDKEEIEKIAKKENINLSNFEIRDYKNKKEAIKNAVESVSKGETDLPMKGKCTTGELLSVFLKEEYGLRTKNTMNLVSVFEIPTYHKLLIVSDAGMLIAPTLQQKIDEVNNAVAVAHKIGIETPKVAIVGAVEQVNTKMVATTDAAIITQMNRRNQIKGCIVDGPFAMDNAISKEAAEHKGIVSDVAGDADIIIMPQIEAGNIFYKSMVFLGNSKVASTILGGKKPVVLTSRADSDEAKLNSIAISVLMA, encoded by the coding sequence ATGATGGAATTACAAGATATATTTGAAATGGCAAAGAAGATAGAACCAAAAAAGAAAATTGCTGTAGCTGTTGCTCAAGATGAAGTTGTTTTAAAAGCAGTAAACAATGCAGTTGAAAATGGAATATGTAATGCGGTATTATTTGGAGATAAAGAAGAAATAGAAAAAATAGCAAAAAAGGAAAATATAAATCTTTCAAACTTTGAAATAAGAGATTATAAAAATAAAAAAGAAGCAATAAAAAATGCAGTTGAATCTGTATCTAAAGGTGAAACTGATTTGCCTATGAAGGGTAAGTGTACTACTGGAGAATTATTATCTGTATTTTTAAAAGAAGAGTATGGTTTAAGAACAAAAAATACAATGAATCTTGTTAGTGTTTTTGAAATTCCAACTTATCATAAATTATTGATTGTTAGTGATGCAGGTATGCTAATAGCTCCAACGTTACAACAAAAAATAGATGAAGTAAATAATGCTGTAGCAGTTGCACATAAGATAGGTATCGAAACTCCAAAAGTAGCAATAGTTGGAGCAGTTGAACAAGTAAATACTAAAATGGTAGCAACAACTGATGCTGCAATAATAACTCAAATGAACAGAAGAAATCAAATAAAAGGTTGTATTGTAGATGGACCATTTGCAATGGATAACGCGATTTCAAAGGAAGCAGCAGAACACAAAGGGATAGTTAGTGATGTTGCTGGAGATGCAGACATAATAATAATGCCACAAATAGAAGCTGGAAATATTTTCTATAAATCAATGGTATTTTTAGGAAATTCTAAAGTAGCAAGTACAATTCTTGGAGGTAAAAAGCCAGTTGTTTTAACTTCAAGAGCTGATTCTGATGAAGCAAAATTAAATTCAATAGCCATTTCTGTTTTGATGGCGTAA